The DNA window TTGTCTACCGCCACGACGCGGCCCTGTGTGCTGTCAAAAGTTTTGCAAACGTTCGAAAGAACGATCATAGCGAAGCGGATCCTTATCGATACTTCACAGCATTCCGTCCAGAGCTCGGTGCGCCGGACAGGGATCGTTCGGCTTTTCGGCGGGCACAACCCGGCGGGGAGTGGCGGACGGAACCTCTGTTGCGGGTGAATACCGGGCAATCCTACCGAGGGTTTATAGTGACAGGAAGAATGTAAATTCTATTACTTATTCTGATTTGATATATAAAACGGCGGGTGAAACAGGGGGGAGAAAACCGGCCGCAGGGCGGCCGGCGGGAGGGCTAGCGTTTATCCAGCTTCATGTGCAGCAGCGGGAACGGGTTGCCCTGGCCGTCGAGCGGCGAGCGGCCGGTGATGACAAACCCGTAGTGGCGATAGAAACCGCTGGCCTGCGGGTTTTGCTCGTTCACGTCCAGCTGCAGTTCATCGTGCAGCGTTTCCGCGTGGGTCAGCAGCGCTTTGCCCACCCCTTTGCCGCGCTGATCGGCGTCGATAAACAGCATCTCCACCTTGTTGCCGTTCAGGCCGATAAAGCCGCAGGGGTGCCCCGGCCGCTCTTCGGCCACCCAGACGTTAACCGCCGGCAGGTAGTCGTTCAGCACCAGCGGGAACAGCTGCGCGATGTTGTCTTC is part of the Serratia marcescens genome and encodes:
- a CDS encoding acetyltransferase, whose amino-acid sequence is MITIRARAAEDNAQLADIWLRSVRATHHFLTEDNIAQLFPLVLNDYLPAVNVWVAEERPGHPCGFIGLNGNKVEMLFIDADQRGKGVGKALLTHAETLHDELQLDVNEQNPQASGFYRHYGFVITGRSPLDGQGNPFPLLHMKLDKR